In the genome of Terribacillus sp. FSL K6-0262, one region contains:
- a CDS encoding MurR/RpiR family transcriptional regulator, translated as MADLVQKLQSNAFDLTDAQRRIAEYIIQNPIDVAFLTVDKLATIVGTSTATIMRFSAAVGYSGFSELQRELQASMKHKAAPQTRLEANLKSASKSELMHQHVEQQYNNIQSSLDSISAETLQAIITLIAESDQILCTSVRSGRPVGEYLSLGINRILGNSRYFNADTTDWIEDAVTFHSSDVVIAVSYPRYAKRISQLLQVAKAADTKIILITDSYTSPVSKYADYILPCPSPSIGSHNSIVSAILIADYILSALAINYPERTKPRLDKINSILTEMSYHTK; from the coding sequence ATGGCTGACCTCGTTCAAAAACTTCAATCGAATGCTTTTGATTTGACGGATGCGCAACGAAGGATTGCAGAATATATCATTCAAAATCCTATCGATGTTGCCTTTTTGACTGTGGATAAACTTGCTACAATCGTAGGGACAAGTACGGCAACGATAATGAGGTTTTCTGCTGCGGTAGGTTATTCAGGATTTTCGGAGCTGCAAAGGGAGCTCCAAGCGTCGATGAAGCACAAGGCTGCGCCGCAAACAAGGCTGGAGGCAAATCTAAAAAGTGCAAGTAAAAGCGAGCTCATGCATCAGCATGTGGAACAGCAATACAATAATATTCAATCGTCTTTGGATAGCATTTCGGCCGAGACCTTACAGGCAATAATCACTTTAATCGCTGAATCAGATCAGATATTATGTACGAGCGTGCGCAGCGGAAGGCCCGTAGGGGAATATCTTTCACTTGGGATCAATCGGATTTTGGGAAACAGCCGATATTTCAATGCGGATACGACTGATTGGATCGAGGACGCCGTTACATTTCATTCCTCCGATGTGGTCATAGCAGTCAGTTATCCGAGATATGCCAAACGGATCAGTCAACTTCTGCAAGTAGCAAAAGCAGCTGATACGAAAATAATTCTTATAACTGACAGCTATACTTCGCCTGTATCCAAATATGCGGATTACATATTACCGTGCCCGTCACCAAGTATCGGGTCACATAATTCCATTGTATCGGCTATCTTGATTGCCGACTATATCTTGAGTGCATTGGCAATCAATTATCCGGAGCGAACCAAGCCGCGATTAGACAAGATCAACTCCATTCTTACCGAAATGAGCTATCACACAAAATGA
- a CDS encoding RraA family protein → MKEASLLPDEVIELAKNLNTTLLADVMGCTGAMDYRIKPVSSGMGIVGTAMTVSLRPGDNLFLHQAIYSAKKGYVLVVDGKGHTNNAYLGELMAGSAKAIGVEGIVIDGLVRDKKALEELDFPIYSKGFHPNGPFKDGPGEVNEVISCGGIRVAPGDLVVADDDGVVVVPVDRIDEVLHKASEKLKYEEKRLETIAQYGSQEDPDPISLVPKWLESKIKQYRA, encoded by the coding sequence ATGAAGGAAGCTTCTTTGTTGCCTGACGAGGTGATTGAGCTGGCCAAAAACTTGAATACTACACTTCTTGCTGATGTTATGGGATGTACGGGTGCGATGGATTACCGCATCAAACCAGTGAGCTCTGGTATGGGAATTGTAGGTACAGCTATGACTGTGAGCCTAAGACCCGGAGATAATTTATTTCTTCACCAAGCAATTTACTCAGCCAAGAAGGGCTATGTATTGGTCGTTGATGGAAAAGGACACACAAATAATGCCTATTTAGGGGAACTTATGGCTGGTTCTGCCAAAGCCATTGGTGTGGAAGGAATTGTGATCGATGGGCTGGTTAGGGACAAAAAAGCATTGGAAGAGCTGGATTTCCCGATTTACAGTAAGGGTTTCCACCCGAATGGGCCTTTTAAGGATGGTCCTGGTGAAGTGAACGAAGTCATCTCTTGCGGCGGAATTCGTGTTGCACCTGGGGATTTGGTCGTAGCAGATGATGATGGGGTGGTTGTCGTACCGGTCGATCGAATCGATGAAGTGCTTCATAAAGCATCGGAAAAATTGAAATATGAGGAAAAACGTCTGGAAACGATCGCACAATATGGTTCCCAGGAAGATCCCGATCCAATATCATTGGTGCCAAAATGGTTGGAAAGCAAAATCAAACAGTATCGAGCATAG
- a CDS encoding DUF1932 domain-containing protein, with amino-acid sequence MELGFVGFGEAAFEMASGLNREGIDRFYAYDALLDNPNFSDRIRERASKANVLLLESADEVLKVCSIVIAAVPADKTLEVAQSLAASYKKDLVYVDVSASTPEIKKQVASVVEGRGALFVDAAMLGPLPVYQHRVPISASGSGAGSFIKTMTGYGMQITKISDHPGDASALKLIRSIYMKGIAGLMVEFLEAAKKYGVEEAAISSIDETMNAKTFVETMNRLVTGSALHAKRRAVELGGSIEMLQESDIDASISIAAQKKLERLAQLDIPEKYKGSKPDTWEEILDLLMEGKEVHHR; translated from the coding sequence ATGGAATTAGGTTTTGTCGGGTTTGGAGAAGCAGCTTTTGAGATGGCATCTGGATTGAATAGGGAAGGCATTGATCGATTTTACGCATATGATGCCCTTTTGGATAATCCGAATTTTTCTGATCGTATAAGGGAAAGAGCCTCTAAAGCAAATGTTTTGTTGCTGGAAAGCGCTGATGAAGTTTTAAAGGTTTGCAGCATTGTCATCGCCGCCGTTCCTGCCGATAAGACTTTGGAAGTGGCTCAATCACTGGCAGCCAGCTATAAAAAAGATTTGGTTTATGTGGACGTATCAGCCTCCACTCCGGAAATAAAGAAACAAGTGGCCAGTGTGGTCGAGGGGAGAGGGGCTTTATTTGTCGATGCGGCAATGCTTGGTCCATTACCTGTCTATCAGCATCGGGTACCGATTTCTGCGAGCGGAAGCGGCGCAGGCTCCTTTATAAAAACCATGACGGGATACGGGATGCAAATCACAAAAATAAGTGATCATCCTGGTGATGCTTCGGCTCTCAAGCTTATTAGGAGTATATATATGAAAGGTATCGCCGGTTTGATGGTTGAATTTTTGGAAGCAGCCAAGAAGTACGGTGTGGAAGAGGCGGCCATCAGTTCCATCGATGAAACCATGAATGCCAAAACCTTCGTGGAAACAATGAATCGGCTCGTGACAGGAAGTGCACTCCATGCGAAGAGACGTGCTGTCGAATTGGGTGGTTCTATCGAGATGCTGCAGGAATCGGATATAGATGCAAGCATTTCGATCGCTGCCCAGAAGAAGCTGGAGCGTCTTGCCCAGCTGGATATTCCAGAAAAATATAAAGGGAGTAAGCCAGACACCTGGGAAGAGATTCTTGACTTATTGATGGAAGGAAAGGAAGTTCATCACCGTTAA
- a CDS encoding TRAP transporter large permease subunit yields the protein MTGFIALVVFIAVIIIWNVAVKRNMGEAMLLGFIATVLFGGTDAPGLFWDGLVFASTYEVLYAAVAFVFMAFLVDQLHLIQALLRILNSLIGKLPGGAAYMSTLGSAILGALSGSNSANTATTGSITAQWMIKSGWSRETTATILAGNGGLGAALPPNSSMFIMLGFAPIGAVVAEGDLYIALLIGGAYQVIYRLILVFFLVKKNGIKALPSEDLVGFREALKMGWKSIFIFFGALIPILVTVGPIAEALKDNPNIGPEAMDEISLITWIPILIMIISLIIGWKRTPGSLSNWSELLSSAIPQFTTIGALMLFAVAASDVLSQLGLADDLSQITSSLDVPKWLMVLMVGILVTLVAGPLSSTATLTAVGLVSFSALTSAGVDPMVAVVAILAFSSTEGASPPASGSIFIASGLAGARPEKTFMPLIAYYMLPIVAIGWLIGMEILPV from the coding sequence ATGACTGGTTTTATCGCGCTGGTAGTGTTCATCGCGGTCATTATTATATGGAATGTAGCAGTGAAGCGCAATATGGGGGAAGCGATGCTGCTGGGCTTCATTGCCACCGTATTGTTTGGCGGAACGGATGCCCCGGGATTATTTTGGGATGGTCTGGTATTTGCTTCCACTTATGAAGTATTATATGCTGCTGTGGCTTTTGTTTTCATGGCTTTCCTGGTTGATCAGCTCCATTTGATTCAAGCTCTTTTACGCATATTGAACTCACTTATTGGAAAGCTGCCAGGTGGTGCAGCTTACATGAGTACGCTGGGCTCCGCTATCCTAGGTGCTCTTTCTGGTTCTAATTCAGCAAATACAGCAACTACCGGATCGATTACAGCACAATGGATGATCAAATCAGGCTGGAGCCGTGAGACGACAGCGACTATCCTGGCTGGAAATGGCGGATTGGGAGCTGCATTACCACCGAACTCCTCGATGTTCATCATGCTGGGTTTTGCGCCGATCGGAGCGGTTGTTGCAGAGGGCGACCTTTACATTGCGCTTTTGATTGGGGGAGCTTATCAGGTCATTTACCGGCTTATACTAGTATTCTTTCTTGTGAAAAAGAACGGTATCAAGGCGCTTCCCTCTGAGGATTTAGTCGGATTCAGGGAAGCGCTGAAAATGGGCTGGAAGTCCATCTTCATTTTCTTCGGGGCATTGATTCCGATACTTGTCACCGTGGGGCCGATTGCCGAAGCTTTGAAGGATAATCCCAACATAGGCCCAGAAGCAATGGATGAAATTTCACTGATCACTTGGATACCGATCCTGATCATGATCATCAGCCTGATCATCGGCTGGAAACGGACACCAGGTTCGCTGTCGAATTGGTCCGAATTGCTATCATCTGCCATACCCCAATTCACGACAATCGGTGCGCTCATGCTATTTGCGGTGGCTGCCAGTGACGTTCTTTCGCAATTAGGGCTTGCAGATGACCTCAGTCAAATTACATCTTCACTTGATGTGCCGAAATGGCTGATGGTCCTCATGGTTGGCATATTAGTGACGCTGGTAGCTGGACCGCTGTCATCTACAGCCACTCTCACCGCCGTCGGCTTGGTTTCCTTCTCGGCACTGACCTCCGCTGGAGTGGATCCAATGGTAGCTGTCGTGGCAATACTGGCATTCTCATCAACCGAAGGAGCCTCACCACCAGCATCTGGATCCATATTCATCGCTTCTGGTCTGGCAGGTGCAAGACCAGAAAAAACGTTCATGCCGCTTATCGCCTACTACATGCTGCCGATAGTGGCAATCGGCTGGTTGATAGGAATGGAGATATTACCTGTATAA
- the clpP gene encoding ATP-dependent Clp endopeptidase proteolytic subunit ClpP has product MNTIPYVVEQSNMGERSYDIYSRLLKDRIIMVSEEINDAMASAIVAQLLFLAADDQEKDISLYINSPGGSISAGFSILDTMQYIKPDVQTICTGMAASFGALLLLAGTPGKRYALPNSEIMIHQPLGGVRGQAADIAITASRITRQRRHINQLIAASTGQPIEKVAADTDRDYFMTAEEAREYGIIDKVLVRK; this is encoded by the coding sequence ATGAATACGATACCTTATGTAGTGGAGCAATCGAATATGGGAGAACGATCCTACGATATTTATTCAAGACTGTTAAAGGACCGAATCATCATGGTCAGTGAAGAAATCAACGACGCGATGGCCAGCGCCATTGTTGCGCAGCTGTTATTCTTAGCAGCAGATGATCAGGAAAAAGATATCTCGCTATACATCAACAGCCCTGGAGGTTCGATATCGGCAGGTTTTTCCATCCTTGACACGATGCAGTATATCAAACCGGATGTCCAGACGATTTGCACGGGGATGGCAGCATCTTTCGGCGCACTCCTATTGCTGGCGGGGACACCGGGCAAGAGGTATGCACTGCCGAATAGTGAAATAATGATTCATCAGCCGCTCGGGGGAGTAAGGGGGCAGGCAGCAGATATTGCAATCACTGCAAGTAGGATCACGAGACAACGTCGGCATATCAATCAATTGATAGCCGCATCCACTGGACAGCCAATTGAAAAGGTTGCTGCAGATACGGACCGCGATTATTTCATGACTGCTGAAGAAGCGAGGGAATATGGCATCATCGATAAAGTACTTGTAAGGAAATAA
- a CDS encoding sigma factor-like helix-turn-helix DNA-binding protein, whose amino-acid sequence MEQHEQVDRQTQLAETMDKLSHYCMYLTKNKWDSDEITQEAVLRSLIKYKDSFPPPVSLLKKIAYHAWIDRIRKQKKEELVSEIRETASDEKKDAEQQLEKLKKLTPKQLIVFALKEAFHFQTMEIADLLDLNDSAVKALLHRARLNIQSNTIHPLVQSSWENLNQEDVLEFVGISLQREDPAVLIRIIPDLFHAPSSSFGKNSNLCMAAA is encoded by the coding sequence ATGGAGCAGCATGAGCAAGTTGATCGCCAAACACAATTAGCGGAAACGATGGATAAGCTGTCACACTATTGCATGTACTTGACGAAGAATAAATGGGATAGTGATGAAATCACGCAGGAAGCTGTATTGAGAAGTTTGATTAAATATAAAGACTCCTTCCCTCCGCCTGTAAGCCTGTTGAAAAAGATTGCCTATCACGCCTGGATCGATCGGATACGCAAACAGAAGAAAGAAGAGCTTGTATCGGAAATCAGGGAGACAGCTTCAGATGAAAAGAAAGACGCAGAACAGCAGCTGGAGAAGCTGAAAAAACTGACACCGAAGCAGTTGATCGTGTTTGCTTTGAAGGAAGCATTTCATTTTCAAACCATGGAGATAGCAGATTTGCTCGACTTGAATGATTCAGCTGTGAAAGCACTGCTGCACCGGGCTCGCTTGAATATCCAATCCAACACCATCCACCCACTCGTTCAAAGCTCCTGGGAGAATTTGAATCAAGAGGATGTATTGGAGTTTGTCGGAATCTCGCTTCAAAGAGAAGATCCCGCTGTGCTCATCCGGATTATTCCCGATTTGTTTCACGCTCCAAGCTCAAGCTTCGGGAAAAATTCAAATCTCTGTATGGCCGCAGCCTGA
- a CDS encoding DUF3784 domain-containing protein encodes MEHEIFSVFLGIVFIVLAYLVNVKKMVGILRGYNQQRIRDKQKFIDLVSPFYLVSGAILILVPFIFSPEWSMVAIHLVIMANLILLIYVNVKMVDK; translated from the coding sequence ATGGAACACGAAATTTTTTCTGTATTCTTGGGGATTGTGTTCATCGTGTTAGCTTATTTGGTGAATGTCAAAAAGATGGTCGGCATTCTGAGAGGGTATAATCAGCAGCGGATCCGAGACAAACAAAAATTCATCGATCTCGTCAGTCCGTTCTACTTGGTCAGCGGAGCCATCTTGATTTTAGTGCCTTTTATTTTCTCACCGGAATGGAGTATGGTTGCCATCCATTTAGTCATCATGGCTAATTTAATCCTGTTGATTTATGTGAATGTGAAGATGGTGGACAAGTAA
- a CDS encoding phospholipase, which translates to MPRFCIFPGYNWCGPGCSGPGAPVNRVDAACRQHDICYRRNGNRCECDQAFMNRLRPLLDPRTQEGRHARLMYDYMKLQTQITCSGYRK; encoded by the coding sequence ATGCCGCGTTTTTGTATTTTCCCAGGATATAACTGGTGCGGACCGGGCTGCAGCGGTCCAGGTGCGCCCGTCAATAGAGTGGACGCTGCCTGCAGACAGCATGATATCTGCTACAGAAGGAACGGAAATCGCTGTGAATGTGATCAAGCATTTATGAACCGTCTTCGTCCATTGCTTGATCCCCGTACACAAGAAGGCAGACATGCACGGCTGATGTATGACTATATGAAGCTGCAAACTCAAATAACGTGCAGCGGCTATAGAAAATAA
- a CDS encoding ABC transporter ATP-binding protein: MIIELENVSLKKDGNWILQDLDWKIEKGQNWVLFGLNGSGKTSLLNLLNAYSFPTAGNMSVLGMEFGRTYLAEKLRIQIGYVSSSLQQKIDASDNAFEVVLSGAYASIGLYETPTDDERQRAAQLLYDLGCFEYANRRYEMLSLGERQRVLIARAMMADPPLLILDEPANGLDFLAREALLDSIERISDKPDAPTIIYVTHHIEEISPAFDKTLLLKEGKVFASGDTTDMISSERLSEFFGIPVNVLWDNDRPLLSRVQMANK; encoded by the coding sequence ATGATCATAGAATTAGAAAATGTGTCTTTGAAAAAAGACGGAAACTGGATCTTGCAGGATCTCGATTGGAAGATAGAAAAAGGACAGAATTGGGTATTGTTCGGTCTCAATGGCTCTGGCAAAACATCTTTGCTGAATCTATTGAATGCGTACAGCTTCCCGACAGCTGGAAATATGAGCGTTTTGGGCATGGAATTCGGCCGCACTTATCTAGCCGAAAAACTGCGGATCCAAATCGGTTACGTATCTTCATCCCTTCAGCAAAAAATCGATGCAAGTGATAATGCTTTCGAAGTCGTACTCAGCGGTGCTTACGCTTCCATCGGTCTTTATGAGACACCTACCGATGATGAAAGGCAAAGGGCCGCACAGCTGCTATATGATCTCGGCTGTTTCGAATACGCGAACCGCCGCTATGAAATGCTGTCGCTCGGAGAAAGGCAGCGGGTCTTGATTGCACGGGCCATGATGGCCGACCCTCCTCTCCTCATACTGGACGAACCTGCCAATGGATTGGATTTTTTGGCACGCGAAGCATTGCTGGACTCCATCGAAAGGATCAGTGATAAACCAGATGCACCTACCATCATCTATGTGACCCATCATATCGAAGAGATTTCACCTGCCTTCGATAAGACACTTTTGCTTAAGGAAGGCAAGGTGTTCGCATCTGGAGATACGACTGATATGATATCGAGTGAACGGCTTTCCGAATTTTTCGGGATCCCGGTAAACGTATTATGGGATAATGATCGTCCTCTGCTATCACGGGTACAGATGGCAAATAAATAA
- a CDS encoding 2'-5' RNA ligase family protein, with translation MYALAGFFDASTEKSITALWEELLEKDITDYAFRRKGHRPHLTFASFHEADNQLIYGMEQITKQYDPLPLSFQLFGSFMGKDAFLLLPNPSTSLMQLQRKISALHMPAPLYTPDNWIPHITLANYLSQTQYAAVQQLAKDRLHPFTATMIRLALIQVTENEVAEWTTYPFKKQ, from the coding sequence TTGTACGCATTGGCAGGTTTTTTTGATGCTTCCACCGAAAAATCGATCACAGCATTATGGGAAGAACTGCTGGAGAAAGATATTACCGATTATGCTTTTCGGCGAAAGGGACACAGACCGCATCTCACCTTTGCTTCATTCCATGAAGCCGACAACCAGCTGATATATGGCATGGAACAAATCACAAAGCAATACGACCCGCTTCCTTTAAGCTTTCAGCTGTTCGGGAGTTTTATGGGCAAGGATGCATTTCTGCTGCTGCCGAATCCAAGCACTTCATTGATGCAGCTGCAGCGGAAAATTTCAGCCCTGCATATGCCTGCTCCGCTCTATACTCCAGATAATTGGATCCCGCACATCACGCTTGCAAATTATCTGAGTCAAACGCAATATGCAGCTGTCCAGCAGCTGGCAAAGGATAGACTGCATCCATTTACGGCAACTATGATACGTCTGGCACTGATCCAAGTCACAGAAAATGAAGTGGCAGAATGGACGACGTATCCTTTTAAAAAGCAGTAG
- a CDS encoding ATP-grasp domain-containing protein, with product MIGWLIYHRTDAKRNAAFIDWFLTESKRLAIDLQLVYTDELQVGLEQGQVRIHRKNADFAIVRTIDPLLTAQLEQAGIVCFNNAETAALANDKIKTHMELAKLEIPMVDMYFQTHTPLLQAPLAFPFVWKSAHGRGGKEVHLVETEDQYQALQQQYGNHPIVMQELAPTSGKDVRVFVIGKNVIAAVLRSSEQDFRANYSLGGNAAFYSLNTQELQLVQRIINHYDFGFVGIDFLFDGNGGFLFNEIEDVVGSRTLSKVSDINIVRLYLEHIQQYMEG from the coding sequence ATGATTGGCTGGCTGATTTATCATCGTACGGATGCGAAACGAAACGCCGCTTTCATTGATTGGTTCCTTACAGAAAGCAAGCGGCTCGCCATCGACCTGCAGCTCGTCTACACAGATGAGCTGCAAGTGGGCCTTGAACAAGGACAAGTAAGGATACATAGGAAAAACGCCGACTTTGCCATAGTACGGACAATCGACCCTTTATTGACTGCACAGCTGGAGCAGGCTGGAATCGTCTGTTTCAATAATGCGGAGACGGCCGCATTGGCAAACGATAAGATCAAGACACATATGGAGCTTGCCAAACTGGAAATCCCCATGGTGGACATGTATTTTCAGACACACACTCCTCTACTCCAGGCGCCGCTTGCATTCCCCTTTGTCTGGAAATCAGCACATGGGCGCGGGGGCAAAGAAGTGCACTTGGTCGAAACGGAAGACCAGTACCAAGCATTACAGCAGCAGTACGGCAATCATCCGATTGTAATGCAGGAGCTGGCTCCCACTTCCGGAAAGGATGTACGTGTTTTTGTGATAGGCAAAAACGTCATAGCAGCTGTCCTTCGCAGCAGCGAACAGGATTTTCGAGCTAATTATTCACTTGGCGGTAACGCAGCTTTTTATTCTTTGAATACGCAGGAGCTGCAGCTTGTTCAACGTATCATCAATCATTATGATTTCGGCTTTGTCGGTATCGATTTTCTTTTCGACGGGAATGGCGGCTTCCTGTTCAATGAAATCGAAGATGTAGTCGGCAGCAGGACGCTCAGTAAGGTTAGTGATATCAATATCGTGCGGCTTTATTTGGAACATATACAGCAATACATGGAGGGATGA
- a CDS encoding RimK family alpha-L-glutamate ligase, with product MATPKLGWVIYNGHLGGKKFLDFAEWIQRAAHAHAIEMKIIKNNALLAMVGTDSNLLKDEQALPDFVVFSDKDIPLAQQFESMGIPLFNSSKSIAVCDNKILMYQALSEAGIRIPKTIIAPKIFPGTMPMQLEMFDPAITELGFPMIVKEAFGSFGEQVYLIRNREQLHRKITEIGTDPFVLQEYIQTSHGRDIRINVVGGRIVASMIRSSETDFRANVSRGGSMEQYTPTKKESELAIAAAAAVGTDFAGVDLLFGPEGEPLVCEVNSNAHIRSIYDCTGVDVSASIISYIKEVLS from the coding sequence ATGGCTACACCGAAACTTGGCTGGGTCATTTATAACGGTCATCTTGGCGGCAAGAAATTTCTCGATTTCGCTGAATGGATTCAACGTGCTGCCCATGCCCACGCCATCGAAATGAAAATCATTAAAAATAATGCATTGCTGGCAATGGTCGGAACTGACAGCAATCTGCTGAAAGATGAGCAAGCATTGCCGGACTTCGTCGTATTCAGCGACAAAGATATTCCGCTCGCCCAGCAGTTTGAATCAATGGGAATCCCGCTTTTCAACTCAAGTAAATCGATTGCTGTCTGTGACAATAAGATCCTTATGTACCAGGCCCTGTCAGAGGCGGGGATAAGGATTCCCAAGACGATAATCGCACCGAAAATATTCCCAGGCACAATGCCGATGCAGCTGGAGATGTTCGATCCTGCCATTACAGAGCTTGGCTTTCCGATGATTGTCAAGGAAGCTTTCGGCTCATTCGGCGAACAAGTATATCTGATCCGAAACAGAGAACAATTGCACCGGAAAATCACCGAAATAGGAACCGATCCGTTCGTCCTGCAGGAATATATCCAAACAAGCCACGGCAGGGATATTCGGATAAATGTTGTCGGCGGCCGGATTGTTGCCTCGATGATTCGCTCCTCCGAAACTGATTTTCGGGCAAATGTATCCCGAGGGGGAAGTATGGAGCAGTATACCCCAACCAAAAAAGAGTCCGAATTGGCTATTGCAGCTGCAGCTGCAGTCGGAACCGATTTTGCAGGGGTGGATCTTTTATTTGGACCGGAAGGAGAACCGCTTGTGTGCGAAGTGAATTCAAATGCACATATCCGTTCTATCTATGACTGCACTGGTGTGGATGTATCTGCATCGATCATTTCCTACATAAAGGAAGTGCTGTCATGA
- a CDS encoding folylpolyglutamate synthase/dihydrofolate synthase family protein, whose translation MFANMTQAEAFLASRRHLGIKPGLHRVQQLLQASGNPERRMKSIHIAGTNGKGSTSAYLAQALTYNGWKTGSFISPTPGGFLESIQVDGKWMTEEEFIAAANRLLPVIAEMDKAKDHPSEFEIHVCIAFGHLAEHTDISVIEAGMGGRGDATNVLQPILSIITNIGLDHQRFLGDTITAIAEEKAGIIKPGAPVISAVTQVEARAVLERQAETAAVPITWVEEQDADQLEINPKMIGSHQKINAAVAVQACHVLQELGMKLENGKVKKAISQAQLPGRFEVMDEDPKIILDGAHNAEGMAAFIQTVEENYPDANIQVLFSAFRDKPFEQMIQQLKEITMNISLTTFEHTRAVDMETLMRSFPTVHTIPDWKEWMDQVYRHGRSDTVYFVTGSLHFIYQVREYIVKNRKTW comes from the coding sequence ATGTTTGCAAACATGACACAAGCAGAAGCTTTTTTGGCAAGCCGCAGACATCTTGGCATCAAACCGGGACTGCATCGGGTGCAGCAGCTGCTGCAGGCATCAGGCAATCCCGAACGTCGGATGAAAAGCATACATATTGCCGGGACGAATGGAAAAGGATCGACATCCGCCTATCTTGCCCAGGCATTGACATATAACGGCTGGAAAACAGGGAGTTTCATTTCCCCGACTCCCGGAGGATTCCTGGAAAGCATCCAAGTGGATGGAAAATGGATGACAGAAGAGGAATTCATCGCTGCAGCAAATCGCCTTTTACCTGTGATAGCAGAGATGGACAAAGCAAAGGATCATCCGAGTGAGTTTGAAATTCACGTGTGTATCGCGTTTGGCCATCTTGCCGAGCACACAGATATTTCTGTGATCGAAGCCGGCATGGGAGGACGGGGGGATGCCACGAATGTCTTGCAGCCCATTCTTAGTATCATTACCAATATCGGACTTGACCATCAGCGCTTTTTGGGAGATACGATTACAGCCATTGCCGAGGAAAAGGCAGGCATCATCAAACCAGGAGCCCCAGTCATAAGCGCAGTAACCCAGGTGGAAGCAAGAGCAGTATTGGAGCGGCAAGCAGAAACCGCAGCTGTACCCATTACCTGGGTCGAGGAACAGGATGCTGATCAGTTGGAAATCAATCCGAAAATGATAGGATCTCATCAAAAGATAAATGCAGCGGTTGCAGTACAAGCCTGCCATGTACTTCAGGAACTGGGGATGAAGCTTGAAAACGGTAAAGTGAAGAAAGCAATCAGCCAAGCGCAGCTTCCGGGGCGGTTCGAGGTAATGGATGAGGACCCAAAAATCATCCTGGATGGGGCTCATAATGCAGAAGGGATGGCTGCATTCATCCAAACGGTTGAAGAAAACTACCCGGATGCCAACATTCAGGTTTTATTCAGCGCTTTTCGGGACAAGCCTTTTGAACAGATGATTCAACAGTTGAAAGAGATAACCATGAATATCTCCCTGACAACTTTTGAACATACGAGAGCCGTGGATATGGAGACTTTGATGAGGTCATTTCCGACAGTGCATACCATTCCTGATTGGAAGGAGTGGATGGACCAGGTATATCGGCATGGCCGATCCGATACGGTTTATTTTGTTACCGGCTCCTTGCATTTCATCTACCAAGTCAGAGAGTATATTGTGAAAAATAGAAAAACATGGTAG